One genomic region from Jilunia laotingensis encodes:
- a CDS encoding FKBP-type peptidyl-prolyl cis-trans isomerase, with product MKKITILAAIAAVAGLASCTAQAPKANLKTELDSLSYSIGMAQTQGLKGYLVGRMDVDTAYMADFIKGVTEGANKSGKKETAYMAGLQIGQQIANQMMKGINHELFAGDSTKTISKENFLAGFIAGTLEKGGLMTMETAQAYTQTAMEAIKAKAMEEKYADNKAAGEKFLAENKTKEGVKTTPSGLQYKVITEGKGEIPADTCKVKVNYKGTLIDGTEFDSSYKRNEPMTFRANQVIKGWTEALTMMPVGSKWELYIPQELAYGSRDQGQIKPFSTLVFEVELLGIEK from the coding sequence ATGAAGAAGATTACAATTTTGGCAGCTATCGCTGCTGTAGCCGGTCTTGCATCATGTACAGCACAGGCTCCTAAAGCAAATCTGAAAACAGAACTCGATTCACTGTCCTATTCTATCGGTATGGCTCAGACTCAAGGTCTGAAAGGTTATCTGGTAGGCCGTATGGATGTCGACACAGCCTATATGGCTGATTTCATCAAAGGTGTAACCGAGGGTGCTAACAAATCAGGCAAAAAGGAAACTGCTTATATGGCAGGTTTGCAAATCGGTCAGCAGATTGCAAATCAGATGATGAAAGGTATCAACCACGAACTGTTTGCGGGTGATTCTACAAAAACCATCAGCAAAGAAAACTTCCTTGCAGGTTTCATCGCTGGTACACTCGAAAAAGGCGGCTTGATGACTATGGAAACAGCTCAGGCATATACACAAACTGCCATGGAAGCTATCAAGGCCAAAGCTATGGAAGAGAAATACGCTGACAACAAAGCTGCCGGTGAAAAATTCCTTGCCGAAAACAAGACTAAAGAAGGTGTGAAAACCACTCCGAGCGGATTGCAATATAAAGTAATCACTGAAGGTAAAGGTGAAATTCCTGCCGATACTTGCAAAGTGAAAGTAAACTATAAAGGAACTTTGATTGACGGAACAGAATTCGACAGCTCATACAAACGCAACGAGCCGATGACATTCCGTGCTAACCAAGTCATCAAAGGTTGGACAGAAGCTTTGACCATGATGCCTGTCGGTTCTAAATGGGAACTTTACATCCCGCAGGAACTGGCTTACGGTTCAAGAGACCAAGGCCAAATCAAACCTTTCTCTACTTTGGTTTTCGAAGTTGAACTGTTAGGTATCGAGAAATAA
- a CDS encoding SIR2 family NAD-dependent protein deacylase produces the protein MKNLVILSGAGMSAESGISTFRDAGGLWDKYPVEQVATPEGYARNPELVINFYNERRRQLLDVKPNQGHELLAELEKYFNVTVITQNIDNLHERAGSKRIIHLHGELTKVCSSRDPNNHHYVKELKPEEFEVRLGDKAGDGSQLRPFIVWFGESVPEIERAISFVEKADIFVIIGTSMNVYPAAGLLNYVPRSAEVYLIDPKPVDTHTSRPIHVIQKGASEGVAELMKVLGV, from the coding sequence ATGAAGAATCTAGTCATTTTGTCCGGTGCGGGAATGAGTGCGGAAAGTGGTATCAGTACGTTTCGTGATGCCGGCGGACTGTGGGACAAGTATCCGGTGGAGCAAGTGGCTACCCCGGAAGGTTATGCACGCAATCCGGAATTGGTGATTAATTTTTATAACGAACGCCGTAGGCAATTGTTAGATGTCAAGCCGAATCAGGGTCATGAATTGCTGGCCGAGTTGGAAAAGTATTTTAACGTGACAGTGATTACGCAGAATATTGATAATTTGCACGAACGGGCAGGTAGTAAACGTATTATTCATTTGCATGGTGAACTGACAAAGGTTTGTTCGAGTCGTGATCCGAATAATCACCACTATGTGAAAGAGTTGAAGCCCGAGGAATTTGAAGTACGTTTAGGCGATAAGGCTGGCGATGGTTCCCAGTTGCGTCCTTTTATTGTGTGGTTCGGTGAATCGGTGCCGGAGATAGAGCGTGCTATCAGCTTTGTTGAGAAAGCGGATATATTCGTGATCATTGGAACTTCCATGAACGTTTATCCTGCTGCGGGATTACTGAATTATGTTCCGCGATCAGCCGAAGTTTATCTTATCGATCCTAAACCGGTAGATACTCATACTTCCCGTCCGATACATGTGATACAGAAAGGTGCCTCGGAAGGGGTAGCGGAGTTGATGAAGGTATTAGGTGTATAA
- a CDS encoding glycosyltransferase family 2 protein, with the protein MHNHLTPKFSVITVTYNAEKVLEDTLQSVISQTYRHVEYIIVDGASKDGTIKIIDKYRERIHTVVSEPDKGLYDAMNKGIALATGNYLCFLNAGDSFHEDDTLQQMVHSIKGNELPDILYGETAIVDQQSHFLRMRRLSAPEVLSWKSFKQGMLVCHQAFFAKRDLVEPYDLNYRFSSDFDWCIRVMKKAHTLHNTHLTIIDYLEEGLTTQNHKASLRERFRIMTKHYGLVSTIIHHAWFVMRAVLKK; encoded by the coding sequence ATGCATAATCATCTCACTCCTAAATTTTCGGTTATCACCGTGACCTATAATGCAGAAAAAGTGCTGGAAGACACACTGCAAAGTGTCATCTCACAAACCTACCGACATGTGGAATACATCATTGTAGACGGTGCTTCAAAAGATGGGACTATAAAGATTATCGATAAATACCGTGAACGGATTCATACAGTTGTCAGTGAACCGGACAAGGGGCTGTATGATGCCATGAATAAGGGGATTGCCCTTGCTACAGGCAATTACCTCTGTTTTCTCAATGCCGGAGATAGTTTTCATGAAGACGATACCCTGCAACAAATGGTGCATTCCATCAAAGGGAATGAGCTTCCGGATATCCTTTACGGTGAAACAGCGATCGTAGACCAACAAAGCCATTTCCTTCGTATGCGACGCCTCTCTGCACCGGAAGTGCTAAGTTGGAAAAGCTTTAAACAAGGGATGCTCGTTTGTCATCAGGCATTCTTTGCCAAACGTGATCTGGTAGAGCCATACGACCTGAACTATCGCTTCTCGTCCGATTTTGACTGGTGCATTCGGGTAATGAAGAAAGCACATACTCTACATAACACCCATCTGACAATTATCGACTATTTGGAAGAAGGCTTAACAACACAGAACCATAAAGCATCCCTGCGTGAACGTTTTCGTATCATGACAAAGCATTATGGATTGGTCAGCACAATTATCCATCATGCATGGTTTGTCATGAGGGCTGTTCTAAAAAAATAG
- the wecC gene encoding UDP-N-acetyl-D-mannosamine dehydrogenase: protein MKKVLFLGLGYIGLPTAAVAANHGYQVIGVDVNPAVVETINQGKIHIVEPDLDKVVKEAVQKGHLRAVSKPEQADAFFVVVPTPFKQNHRADITYVESATRSVIPFLKEGDLFVIESTSPVFTTERMAEIIYKERPELKDKLYIAYCPERVLPGNTLYELVHNDRVIGGLNPESTEKAIEFYSAFVQGKLHRTNARTAEMCKLTENSSRDSQIAFANELSMICDKAGVNVWELIELANKHPRVNILQPGCGVGGHCIAVDPWFIVSDYPEQAQLIKRARETNDYKADWCANKVMEACLRFVEKNDREPVVACMGLAFKPNIDDLRESPAKYIASRIISESRADVLIVEPNVGVHSSFNLTDYKEAYEKADIVVWLVRHTPFVELPRVEGKEELDFCGVRR, encoded by the coding sequence ATGAAAAAGGTTCTGTTTTTGGGCTTGGGATACATTGGACTTCCCACGGCGGCAGTAGCTGCCAATCATGGTTATCAGGTAATCGGTGTGGATGTGAACCCTGCGGTAGTCGAAACAATCAATCAAGGTAAAATACATATTGTAGAACCCGATTTGGATAAAGTCGTGAAAGAAGCAGTCCAGAAAGGGCATCTCCGTGCCGTGTCGAAGCCGGAGCAGGCTGACGCTTTCTTTGTGGTGGTGCCTACTCCGTTCAAACAGAACCATCGTGCTGACATTACCTATGTGGAATCGGCTACTCGCTCTGTCATTCCTTTTCTGAAGGAGGGCGATTTGTTCGTGATAGAATCCACCTCCCCGGTTTTCACAACCGAACGCATGGCGGAGATTATTTATAAAGAGCGACCCGAACTGAAAGATAAACTGTATATCGCATATTGTCCGGAGCGAGTGCTGCCTGGGAATACGTTGTACGAACTGGTGCATAACGACCGCGTGATCGGTGGTCTCAACCCGGAGTCTACAGAGAAAGCGATTGAGTTTTATTCTGCTTTCGTACAAGGAAAGTTGCATCGTACCAATGCCCGCACAGCGGAGATGTGCAAGCTGACGGAGAATTCTTCCCGTGATTCTCAAATTGCTTTTGCCAACGAACTTTCAATGATTTGCGATAAAGCCGGTGTCAATGTGTGGGAGTTGATTGAACTTGCCAATAAGCATCCGCGTGTCAATATCCTCCAACCGGGTTGCGGTGTGGGTGGGCATTGCATTGCCGTAGATCCTTGGTTCATCGTTTCCGATTATCCGGAACAGGCGCAGCTCATCAAGCGTGCCCGTGAGACGAATGACTATAAAGCTGATTGGTGCGCCAACAAAGTGATGGAGGCTTGTTTACGTTTTGTCGAGAAAAACGATCGCGAACCTGTCGTGGCTTGTATGGGACTGGCTTTTAAGCCCAACATTGATGACTTGCGAGAGTCTCCTGCCAAGTACATTGCTTCCCGGATTATTTCAGAATCGAGAGCCGACGTGTTGATAGTCGAACCGAATGTCGGTGTACATTCCAGTTTTAATCTGACGGATTATAAGGAAGCTTATGAAAAAGCGGATATCGTGGTATGGTTGGTTCGTCATACTCCTTTCGTGGAATTGCCCCGGGTAGAAGGTAAAGAGGAACTGGACTTCTGCGGAGTGAGACGCTGA
- a CDS encoding glycosyltransferase family 4 protein: MRVLIINTSERIGGAAVAASRLMEALKNNGIKAKMLVRDKQTDQISVVGLDRNWLTVWKFIWERIVIWKANHFKKNNLFAVDIANTGTDITNLPEFKQADVIHLHWINQGMISLKNLRKILESGKPIVWTMHDMWPSTGICHHARECTHYQQECHQCPFLYGGGSKKDLSNRVFKKKKELYKIAPITFITCSRWLENRARSSALLTGHTVTSIPNPINTNLFKPRNKQEARVHFRLPQEGKLMLFGSVKITDKRKGIDYLIESCKLLAEKHPELVSSLSVVVFGNQSQQLTNLLPFPVYALDYVSNEHELVNVYNAVDLFVTPSLEENLPNTIMEAMACGIPCVGFNVGGIPEMIDHLHNGYVAQYKSSADFANGIYWTLTESEYPSLSEQACRKAVANYSESIVAKQYIEVYNKITGSYA; encoded by the coding sequence ATGAGAGTACTGATTATTAATACATCCGAACGCATAGGCGGTGCAGCAGTTGCTGCCAGCCGATTAATGGAAGCATTAAAAAACAACGGAATCAAGGCGAAAATGCTGGTGCGGGACAAACAGACAGATCAGATCAGCGTAGTAGGTCTCGATCGCAACTGGCTGACAGTATGGAAATTTATATGGGAACGCATCGTCATCTGGAAAGCAAATCATTTTAAGAAAAACAACCTTTTTGCTGTAGATATAGCCAATACAGGAACCGATATAACCAATTTACCCGAATTTAAACAGGCTGATGTCATACACCTGCATTGGATTAATCAGGGAATGATTTCACTGAAAAACCTTCGCAAAATACTGGAATCGGGAAAACCCATCGTATGGACTATGCACGACATGTGGCCTTCGACCGGCATTTGTCATCATGCACGCGAATGTACACACTACCAGCAGGAGTGTCACCAATGCCCTTTCCTATATGGGGGAGGAAGCAAAAAGGACTTGTCCAACCGGGTATTTAAAAAGAAAAAAGAACTTTACAAGATAGCACCCATTACGTTTATCACCTGTAGCCGGTGGTTGGAAAATCGTGCCCGAAGTAGCGCCTTACTCACCGGACACACAGTAACGAGCATCCCCAACCCCATCAATACCAATCTCTTCAAACCCCGCAACAAACAAGAAGCACGTGTACATTTCCGTCTGCCACAAGAAGGTAAACTGATGCTATTCGGTTCGGTCAAGATCACGGATAAACGAAAAGGAATCGATTATCTGATAGAGTCATGCAAACTTTTGGCCGAGAAACATCCCGAACTAGTTTCATCATTAAGCGTTGTCGTATTCGGAAATCAGTCTCAGCAATTGACCAACTTACTACCTTTCCCCGTTTATGCCCTCGATTATGTGAGCAACGAGCATGAACTTGTCAATGTTTACAATGCCGTAGACCTGTTTGTAACCCCTTCCCTGGAAGAAAACCTGCCTAACACCATCATGGAAGCAATGGCGTGCGGCATACCTTGTGTAGGATTCAATGTCGGAGGTATCCCGGAAATGATTGACCACTTGCATAACGGTTATGTAGCTCAATATAAGTCATCAGCAGACTTTGCCAACGGCATCTACTGGACTCTGACGGAGTCGGAATACCCATCTTTGTCGGAACAAGCTTGTAGAAAAGCAGTAGCCAACTATTCGGAAAGCATTGTAGCCAAACAATATATAGAGGTTTACAATAAAATCACAGGAAGTTATGCATAA
- a CDS encoding FKBP-type peptidyl-prolyl cis-trans isomerase has translation MDKFSYAIGLGIGQNLLGMGAKGIEVNDFAQAIKDVLEGNQTAISHQEAREIVNKYFEELEQKMNAASIEQGKAFLTENAKRANVVTLPSGLQYEVIKEGNGKLAKATDQVKCHYEGTLIDGTLFDSSVKRGQPAVFGVNQVIPGWVEALQLMPEGSKWKLYIPSELAYGAQGAGEMIPPHSTLVFEVELLEVLNK, from the coding sequence ATGGATAAATTTAGTTATGCTATCGGCCTCGGAATCGGCCAGAACTTATTGGGCATGGGTGCTAAAGGCATCGAGGTGAATGACTTTGCACAAGCAATCAAAGATGTACTGGAAGGTAACCAGACGGCCATCAGCCATCAGGAAGCTCGCGAAATAGTAAATAAATATTTTGAAGAACTGGAACAGAAAATGAATGCAGCCAGCATCGAACAAGGAAAAGCTTTTCTGACGGAAAATGCCAAAAGAGCCAACGTAGTAACCCTTCCAAGCGGACTGCAATATGAAGTTATCAAGGAAGGTAACGGCAAACTAGCCAAAGCTACCGATCAAGTAAAATGCCATTATGAAGGTACGTTGATTGACGGTACATTGTTCGACAGTTCTGTGAAACGCGGCCAACCTGCCGTATTTGGAGTCAATCAGGTTATCCCGGGATGGGTAGAAGCATTGCAACTAATGCCGGAAGGATCGAAATGGAAATTGTACATCCCATCGGAACTCGCGTATGGCGCACAAGGTGCGGGTGAGATGATTCCTCCTCACAGCACATTGGTGTTCGAAGTAGAATTACTTGAAGTATTAAATAAATAA
- the wecB gene encoding non-hydrolyzing UDP-N-acetylglucosamine 2-epimerase, which translates to MKRVLLVFGTRPEAIKMAPLVKVLQQDTEHFETKVCVTAQHRQMLDQVLEVFGIVPEYDLNIMAPGQDLYDITSKVLLGLRDVLKDFAPDVVLVHGDTTTSMAAGLAAFYQQIKVGHVEAGLRTYDMLSPWPEEMNRQVTDRLCHYYFAPTRQSEENLLRENINKSRIFVTGNTVIDALLMAVDIIGRSPVKQQELHEILKGKGYAVTDREYILVTGHRRENFGEGFLHICKAIKEIAFQHSEMDIVYPVHLNPNVQRPVYELLSGLSNVYLIDPLDYLPFIYAMQHSKLLLTDSGGVQEEAPSLGKPVLVMRDTTERPEAVTAGTVKLVGTDCNAIISNVDELLRNKELYRMMSETHNPYGDGHACERIREALLS; encoded by the coding sequence GTGAAGAGAGTATTATTGGTGTTTGGAACCCGTCCTGAAGCAATCAAGATGGCTCCCTTGGTGAAGGTTCTGCAACAGGATACGGAACATTTTGAAACAAAGGTCTGTGTTACGGCTCAACACCGTCAGATGCTGGATCAAGTGCTGGAGGTATTTGGTATTGTCCCCGAATATGATCTGAATATCATGGCTCCCGGTCAGGATCTTTATGATATAACTTCGAAAGTATTATTGGGACTGAGAGATGTGTTGAAGGATTTTGCTCCGGATGTGGTGTTGGTGCATGGCGATACAACTACCTCTATGGCTGCCGGCCTGGCTGCTTTCTACCAACAGATAAAAGTGGGCCATGTCGAAGCTGGGCTTCGTACGTATGATATGCTTTCTCCCTGGCCTGAAGAGATGAATCGGCAGGTGACCGATCGACTTTGCCATTACTATTTTGCCCCTACCCGGCAATCGGAAGAGAATCTGCTCCGTGAAAATATAAATAAGAGCCGAATCTTCGTGACCGGCAACACCGTGATTGATGCTTTGTTGATGGCGGTCGATATCATAGGCAGGAGTCCGGTAAAACAACAGGAGTTGCATGAGATTCTGAAAGGAAAGGGATATGCCGTGACCGATCGGGAATATATTCTTGTCACCGGACATCGCCGTGAAAATTTCGGTGAAGGCTTTCTGCACATTTGCAAAGCTATCAAGGAAATTGCTTTCCAACATTCTGAGATGGACATCGTATATCCTGTTCATCTCAATCCCAATGTCCAGAGACCTGTATATGAACTGCTTTCCGGTTTAAGCAATGTATATCTGATTGATCCGCTCGATTATCTGCCTTTTATTTATGCCATGCAGCACAGTAAGTTGTTGCTGACTGACAGTGGGGGTGTGCAAGAGGAAGCGCCTTCGTTGGGCAAACCGGTGCTGGTGATGCGTGACACTACGGAACGTCCTGAAGCTGTAACAGCCGGGACTGTAAAACTTGTCGGTACGGATTGCAATGCCATTATCAGCAATGTGGACGAACTATTGCGTAACAAGGAGCTTTATCGCATGATGTCCGAAACCCATAATCCTTACGGGGACGGACATGCCTGCGAAAGAATCAGAGAAGCACTCTTGTCATAA